Proteins from a single region of Dyadobacter fanqingshengii:
- the rpsR gene encoding 30S ribosomal protein S18 has protein sequence MSLVNEPVEKNNNRKKYCRFKKAGIKYIDYKNPDFLLKLVNEQGKILPRRLTGTSLKYQRKVSQAIKRARHLALLPFVADQLK, from the coding sequence ATGTCACTAGTAAACGAACCGGTTGAGAAAAACAATAACCGTAAAAAATATTGCCGTTTTAAGAAAGCAGGCATTAAGTATATCGACTACAAGAATCCGGATTTCTTATTGAAACTGGTGAATGAGCAAGGTAAGATCTTGCCACGCCGCCTTACAGGAACAAGCTTGAAATATCAACGTAAAGTTTCTCAGGCAATTAAAAGAGCGCGTCACTTGGCTTTATTGCCTTTTGTTGCTGATCAATTGAAATAA
- the rplI gene encoding 50S ribosomal protein L9 — translation MEIILITDIAGVGYKNDIVTVKAGYGRNYLIPQGYALLANPSNRKIVTENVRQAAHKAEKLKKDAEDIAAAIGDLTIDIKTVVGESGRIFGRVTNTQVADILKAKGFNIDRKKITLDDVKSIGTYSATIDLHKEVKHKIALNVIAQED, via the coding sequence ATGGAAATCATACTAATAACTGATATAGCAGGTGTAGGTTATAAGAACGACATCGTGACTGTGAAAGCAGGTTACGGTCGTAATTACCTTATTCCTCAGGGTTATGCATTATTGGCTAATCCCTCTAATCGCAAAATCGTTACTGAAAACGTGCGTCAGGCTGCACACAAAGCTGAAAAGCTTAAAAAAGATGCGGAAGATATCGCAGCAGCCATCGGCGATCTTACAATTGACATCAAAACAGTGGTTGGAGAAAGTGGCCGTATTTTCGGACGTGTTACCAACACACAGGTTGCTGATATTCTTAAAGCAAAAGGTTTCAATATCGATCGCAAGAAAATTACTTTGGATGATGTAAAATCCATCGGAACATACTCTGCAACAATCGATTTGCACAAAGAAGTGAAACACAAAATCGCGCTGAACGTTATCGCTCAGGAAGATTAA
- the lysM gene encoding peptidoglycan-binding protein LysM, with protein MGLLSFLKGVGEKVFKKEEAAAVPTPEAEPLRASALLAHVKALGLAYNNLTIKTSGDTVTIEGEVAKQEDAEKIALAVGNVEGVQVVDNRLNVATPAPEATYHTVEKGDTLSKIAKEVYGDMMKYPIIFEANKPMLTHPDKIYPGQVLRIPAP; from the coding sequence ATGGGCTTACTATCGTTTTTAAAAGGCGTAGGAGAAAAAGTATTTAAAAAAGAAGAAGCAGCGGCCGTTCCGACACCTGAGGCAGAACCGTTGCGTGCCAGCGCACTGCTGGCGCACGTTAAAGCGCTCGGACTTGCGTATAACAATCTGACGATTAAGACGTCTGGTGACACAGTGACAATTGAAGGCGAAGTTGCCAAGCAGGAAGATGCAGAAAAAATAGCACTTGCGGTAGGAAATGTAGAAGGCGTACAAGTGGTGGATAACCGTCTGAACGTAGCGACTCCGGCTCCCGAAGCTACCTACCACACTGTGGAAAAAGGCGACACGCTTTCAAAAATTGCGAAAGAAGTGTATGGCGATATGATGAAGTACCCCATCATTTTCGAGGCAAATAAGCCAATGCTCACGCATCCGGATAAGATATATCCAGGCCAGGTTTTGAGAATTCCAGCGCCTTGA
- a CDS encoding glycerol-3-phosphate dehydrogenase/oxidase yields the protein MNRNASLDKLKSEEFDICIIGAGASGAGCALDAILRGYKVAIIDKKDFASETSSRSTKLIHGGVRYLEQAFKKLDFAQLKQVRHGLEERHTVLKNAPHLARPLALMTPVSSWIEGLYFKIGLQLYDTFSTNDSLPKSKWLSKKEVLDKIPTLNKKKLHSGVLYYDGQLDDARYCLALVQSASEAGAVASNYLDVTGFTKNDSGKLVGVQVKDTQSGSEFIIKSKLVINCTGPFSDKIRLLANPALPERLRPSKGVHVVLPFETLNSEYAMLIPKTSDGRVVFAIPFEGAMMIGTTDTESDSIDSEATLNESEKRYLVDTLNPFLANQIDITKLKAGFGGLRPLLSADPSKSTKSLVRDHEVEVDSSTGLVSLLGGKWTTYRLMAKDTIDEADAILSNRNECLTADHMLAGGENFDPSLQRTLVSKYALPEDVALHLTKKYGSRAALVAELTVNDNFLKERLSASYPYIKAEVIYTVRNEMVITPRDFLARRVRLEITDWQETLNCLPVVARLMARELGWDDSETQRQMDDYSLQLKQFIADAGA from the coding sequence ATGAATCGTAACGCATCGCTGGATAAGTTAAAAAGTGAAGAATTTGATATTTGTATCATCGGGGCAGGAGCAAGTGGGGCCGGATGTGCGTTGGACGCCATTTTGCGAGGATATAAAGTGGCTATCATTGATAAGAAGGATTTTGCGTCTGAAACCTCGTCCCGATCTACCAAACTGATCCATGGCGGGGTGCGTTATCTGGAACAAGCGTTTAAAAAACTTGATTTTGCGCAGCTCAAACAGGTTCGTCATGGGCTTGAAGAGCGTCATACGGTTTTGAAAAATGCACCGCACCTGGCGCGTCCGCTCGCACTGATGACACCTGTAAGTTCCTGGATAGAAGGGTTGTATTTCAAGATAGGCTTGCAACTATACGATACATTTTCCACCAATGATTCGCTTCCTAAAAGTAAATGGCTTTCCAAAAAAGAAGTGCTGGACAAAATTCCAACCCTGAATAAAAAGAAGCTACACAGCGGCGTGCTATATTACGATGGTCAGCTGGACGATGCGCGCTATTGCCTGGCATTGGTGCAGTCGGCCTCGGAAGCAGGCGCCGTTGCTTCGAACTATCTGGATGTAACTGGATTCACGAAAAATGATTCCGGTAAATTGGTTGGCGTTCAGGTCAAGGACACGCAGTCAGGATCCGAATTTATCATTAAATCAAAGCTGGTTATCAACTGCACCGGGCCGTTTTCGGACAAGATCAGGCTGCTTGCCAATCCAGCATTGCCGGAACGGCTTCGTCCCAGCAAGGGCGTTCACGTGGTGCTGCCTTTTGAAACACTGAATAGCGAATATGCCATGCTCATTCCCAAAACGTCGGACGGGCGAGTGGTTTTTGCCATCCCGTTTGAGGGTGCCATGATGATCGGGACAACGGATACGGAATCCGATAGCATCGATTCCGAAGCAACATTAAATGAATCAGAAAAGCGATATCTTGTTGATACACTGAATCCTTTTCTGGCCAACCAGATTGACATTACAAAGTTGAAAGCGGGATTTGGAGGGCTCAGACCTTTGCTTTCAGCCGATCCGTCCAAATCGACAAAAAGCCTGGTAAGAGATCATGAAGTTGAGGTCGATTCGTCCACTGGACTTGTGAGCTTGCTGGGTGGAAAATGGACCACTTACCGGCTGATGGCCAAAGATACAATTGACGAAGCGGATGCCATTTTGTCTAATAGAAATGAATGTCTTACAGCTGACCACATGCTGGCAGGCGGTGAAAATTTTGATCCGTCATTACAGCGAACATTGGTTTCAAAATATGCATTACCAGAAGATGTTGCGCTGCATTTGACCAAAAAATACGGCTCGCGAGCCGCATTAGTAGCCGAGCTAACGGTAAATGACAATTTCTTGAAGGAACGGTTAAGCGCTTCCTATCCCTACATCAAGGCAGAGGTTATCTATACGGTCAGGAATGAGATGGTTATCACGCCGCGCGACTTTTTGGCAAGAAGGGTCAGGCTGGAAATTACTGACTGGCAGGAAACCTTAAACTGTCTGCCCGTTGTTGCCCGTTTGATGGCACGGGAATTGGGTTGGGATGACAGCGAAACGCAGCGCCAAATGGATGACTATTCGCTTCAACTTAAACAATTTATCGCCGACGCCGGAGCGTAG
- a CDS encoding beta-ketoacyl synthase chain length factor encodes MYITDSACISPQRTFDNAFLEGEITVHYGNRYNAIEPGYGTLIPAGLLRRMGKAVRMGVGAGLPLIQKFDIDGIILGTANGGLEDCLKFLNQIVDYDEGTLTPTNFVQSTPNAVAGNLALMSKVTGYNTTHVHKGLAFEAALLDAMMLLEEREFKRVLVGSVDEISDYNHNIDFLNGHFKIEELSSENLLSSDSPGSVNGEGATMFVVESSRSESTLAHIKDVDQMNSPSEDELEMKLDHFLTKNGLTRKDVDTLILGVSGDNRTDHLYKDFQNKFFPDSSGYTYKNMVGDYPTASAFATWMAVQMLSGHPAPLPCIHNNPTAQKANNVLIYNHFKETQHSFILLTA; translated from the coding sequence ATGTACATAACCGATTCAGCTTGCATCTCACCCCAGCGAACTTTTGATAACGCCTTTCTTGAAGGAGAGATAACAGTGCATTATGGCAATCGTTACAATGCGATCGAGCCGGGTTACGGAACATTGATTCCAGCGGGTTTATTGCGTAGAATGGGCAAGGCCGTGCGGATGGGTGTGGGTGCTGGCTTGCCGCTGATCCAAAAATTCGATATAGACGGGATCATTTTGGGGACGGCCAACGGAGGACTGGAAGACTGCCTTAAATTCCTGAACCAGATCGTTGACTACGACGAAGGCACATTGACCCCCACCAATTTTGTCCAAAGCACGCCTAATGCGGTGGCGGGAAACCTAGCCCTCATGAGCAAAGTTACCGGCTATAATACGACACACGTTCACAAAGGACTTGCTTTTGAAGCAGCATTACTGGACGCCATGATGCTTTTGGAAGAAAGGGAATTCAAACGCGTGCTGGTGGGAAGCGTTGACGAAATTTCGGACTACAATCACAACATTGATTTCCTGAACGGACATTTCAAAATCGAGGAATTGTCCTCGGAGAACCTTCTGTCAAGTGATTCGCCCGGATCAGTGAATGGGGAAGGAGCGACGATGTTTGTTGTTGAATCATCCAGAAGTGAAAGCACGCTGGCCCATATTAAGGATGTGGATCAAATGAATTCTCCGAGCGAAGACGAGCTGGAAATGAAACTGGACCATTTTCTAACCAAAAACGGGCTCACAAGAAAGGATGTGGATACATTGATTTTAGGGGTCAGCGGAGATAATCGCACCGACCATTTATACAAGGATTTTCAGAACAAATTTTTCCCCGATAGCAGCGGTTACACCTACAAAAATATGGTTGGGGATTATCCAACAGCTTCGGCATTCGCAACATGGATGGCCGTCCAAATGCTTTCCGGCCATCCAGCTCCTTTACCATGTATTCATAACAATCCAACAGCGCAAAAAGCTAATAATGTATTGATTTACAATCATTTCAAGGAAACGCAGCATAGCTTTATTTTACTCACTGCCTAA
- a CDS encoding NAD(P)/FAD-dependent oxidoreductase → MQTVDVVVIGAGPAGTVAASYLKKQGYNVTILEKEKFPRFQIGESLLPCCMEHLDQSGLLEAVKTKNFQKKTGAAFMKGEKRCEFLFSEQFTKGWTWTWQVKRADFDLTLAEATRAKGVDVNFECEVLKVTCSPEVQHIEYKDADGQIHEIRSKFIIDSSGYGRVLPRLFDLSKPSAFSPRGAIFSHLEDKNRNEKTSNNIFVHSFDNNKSWIWAIPFSDGSTSVGIVGDKEKITAMAENGGEAYKNFIREFEDLSGRFKDSELKFEPRHILGYSIGVKKMYGDGFVLSGNSTEFLDPIFSSGVTFATASGLLSAKMTHKHLQGKVVDWENEYEKVIQKGIDVFRSYVSGWYSGDFQTIVFTPLIDNDIKNQICSVLAGYVWDQTNPFVKKHDTILPTLAKVIKMKEKTTEDRP, encoded by the coding sequence ATGCAAACAGTTGATGTTGTGGTCATTGGTGCCGGACCTGCCGGGACAGTTGCAGCTTCTTATTTGAAAAAACAGGGCTACAATGTCACAATTTTAGAAAAAGAAAAATTCCCCCGGTTCCAGATCGGTGAGAGCCTGCTCCCCTGCTGTATGGAACATTTGGACCAATCGGGCCTGTTGGAAGCTGTCAAAACCAAAAATTTTCAGAAGAAAACGGGTGCAGCTTTTATGAAGGGTGAAAAAAGATGTGAATTTCTCTTTTCGGAGCAATTTACAAAAGGCTGGACATGGACCTGGCAGGTAAAACGCGCCGATTTTGACCTTACCCTCGCAGAGGCCACACGCGCAAAAGGGGTTGACGTAAACTTCGAATGCGAAGTGCTGAAAGTGACATGCAGCCCGGAGGTCCAGCACATTGAGTATAAAGACGCCGATGGACAGATTCACGAGATCCGGTCTAAATTTATCATCGATTCCAGCGGATATGGACGCGTACTTCCGCGATTATTCGATTTGAGCAAGCCCTCGGCGTTTAGTCCCCGCGGTGCTATTTTTTCACATTTGGAGGATAAAAACCGTAACGAAAAGACCAGCAACAACATTTTTGTCCACTCTTTCGATAACAATAAATCCTGGATCTGGGCCATTCCTTTTTCCGATGGCTCCACTTCTGTGGGCATCGTGGGTGACAAGGAAAAAATTACTGCAATGGCTGAAAATGGCGGCGAAGCCTATAAAAATTTCATCCGCGAATTTGAGGATCTAAGCGGGCGCTTCAAAGATTCGGAACTAAAATTTGAACCACGTCACATTCTTGGCTATTCCATTGGCGTGAAAAAAATGTATGGCGATGGATTTGTTCTCTCCGGGAACAGCACCGAATTCCTGGATCCGATATTCTCATCGGGCGTAACGTTTGCGACCGCATCAGGATTGCTTTCGGCCAAAATGACCCACAAACATTTGCAAGGCAAAGTCGTGGATTGGGAAAATGAATACGAAAAAGTGATTCAAAAGGGTATAGATGTATTCAGAAGCTATGTTTCCGGCTGGTATAGCGGTGATTTCCAGACCATTGTATTCACCCCGCTTATTGATAATGACATTAAAAACCAGATATGCTCGGTCCTTGCAGGTTATGTGTGGGATCAGACAAACCCTTTTGTTAAAAAGCATGATACGATTTTACCAACTTTGGCAAAAGTGATCAAAATGAAAGAAAAGACCACAGAAGATCGCCCATAA
- a CDS encoding phytoene desaturase family protein has product MQKEYDFVIVGSGLGGLACANILALEGFSVVVLEKNHQIGGHLQVYSRGKSIFDTGVHYVGSLDEGENLYQFFKYFGILDKLKMKRMDNDKFDVIRFQDGSEYDYAQGFDHFKATLINYFPEEKTAIDTYCAKIQEVCDRFPLYNLRISGENYQMDGDVVGLNAHDFIASITDNERLRNVLAGSNLLYAGVRDKTPFYVHALIMKSYLSGSYKFIDGGSQIAIQMSKAIRVHGGEIYKYKKVVSANYNDEGRITEVVLENGETFKGKQFISNVHPSVTIDIFGADRFLNVYKNRVQGLENSISTFLVHLTFYEKSFKYLNYNIYQHHIEDVWGGIDYDQETWPQTYFICTPYISKTGEYADSMSVMTYMNASETEKWAGTFSTVAEPGTRDAEYEQFKKDKEAKVLGRLEEVFPGISEKVKAIHSATPLTFRDYIGNKDGSLYGVLKNSNSPTRTQINTKTRIPNLHLTGQNISMHGILGVTVSAFVTCFPFVDKDKLIQKVKNA; this is encoded by the coding sequence TTGCAAAAAGAATACGACTTCGTGATTGTGGGTAGCGGCCTCGGTGGCCTGGCTTGCGCGAACATTCTGGCGCTGGAAGGTTTCAGCGTTGTTGTGCTGGAAAAAAACCACCAGATAGGCGGACATTTACAGGTTTACAGCCGCGGAAAAAGCATTTTCGATACGGGAGTACATTACGTAGGCAGCCTGGACGAAGGTGAAAATCTGTATCAGTTTTTCAAATATTTCGGGATACTCGACAAGCTGAAAATGAAACGGATGGACAACGACAAGTTTGACGTTATCCGTTTCCAGGACGGTTCTGAATATGATTATGCGCAAGGATTTGATCATTTTAAAGCCACGCTGATCAACTATTTCCCGGAAGAGAAAACGGCGATTGACACCTATTGTGCCAAGATCCAGGAAGTGTGCGACAGATTCCCACTATATAATCTCAGGATTTCCGGTGAAAATTACCAGATGGATGGCGATGTGGTTGGGTTGAATGCACATGATTTCATTGCGTCTATTACTGATAATGAGCGGCTTCGCAATGTGCTGGCGGGATCAAACCTGTTGTATGCGGGTGTCCGTGACAAGACGCCCTTTTACGTGCACGCGCTGATTATGAAAAGCTATCTGTCGGGTTCCTATAAATTTATCGATGGCGGTTCCCAGATCGCTATTCAAATGAGTAAGGCGATCAGAGTGCATGGAGGGGAGATTTATAAATACAAAAAAGTAGTGTCAGCCAATTACAACGACGAAGGGCGCATTACCGAAGTGGTTTTGGAAAATGGCGAAACTTTTAAGGGCAAGCAGTTCATTTCAAATGTTCACCCTTCTGTGACCATAGATATTTTCGGTGCTGACAGGTTTCTTAATGTATATAAAAACAGGGTTCAGGGCCTTGAAAATAGCATTTCCACTTTCTTGGTCCACCTTACTTTTTATGAAAAAAGTTTTAAATATTTGAATTACAACATCTATCAGCATCACATTGAGGACGTCTGGGGCGGCATTGACTATGATCAGGAAACCTGGCCGCAGACCTATTTTATTTGCACGCCCTACATTTCAAAAACAGGTGAATACGCTGACTCAATGTCCGTGATGACTTATATGAATGCTTCCGAAACCGAAAAGTGGGCCGGGACTTTCAGCACCGTCGCGGAACCTGGAACGCGTGATGCGGAATATGAGCAGTTTAAGAAAGACAAGGAAGCAAAAGTGCTGGGACGTCTGGAAGAAGTTTTTCCAGGGATTTCAGAGAAAGTGAAGGCCATCCACAGTGCTACGCCGCTGACATTCAGGGACTATATTGGCAATAAGGACGGCTCGCTGTACGGCGTGCTCAAAAACTCCAATTCGCCGACGCGAACGCAGATCAATACCAAAACCAGGATCCCTAACCTGCATTTGACAGGACAGAACATTTCCATGCATGGCATACTCGGCGTTACGGTAAGTGCCTTTGTAACATGCTTTCCATTTGTAGATAAAGATAAACTCATCCAAAAAGTTAAAAATGCCTAA
- a CDS encoding trifunctional MMPL family transporter/lysophospholipid acyltransferase/class I SAM-dependent methyltransferase, which translates to MSDIHVPLSMIGDLLLRLHKFLSRHKPAFFLSLVALTSVLLLGISRLKVTESIFATLPKGKSFEEFNRLIESKNIINQIVFSIDIPDETTSDDAKLLGEAFSDSLTRYTHGAIRNIQIERPFAQEDVYQFVYGHFPQLIDSSYYSHIGIRLNPDSIKASVNSAYNQLTTPGGTFLKQFILNDPLGLTGPYFRKLNAGSNANGMVLEDGVMFTGDRKKMIIFAATSFDSGNSEKNVALYEDVEAFKSRWNKQQRHHNFSYFGTFEIAARNAIQVKQDSYFTSFVALGCILLLLILYYRKFLIPLYIILPGLFGAIFALGIIGFVRPEISGISLATGAVVFGILLDYAFHFFTHLRHTNSIATAIKEVSEPLLTGSFTTVMAFSALHFANSAVLQDFGLFSSLSLLGAALFTLIALPIILSSFAFDNNRIPEESRAFRFPKIQEKSRPMVLAIIAVLTLIFLYFARFTEFDSGFDNLSIQDDDLQKREEAMTGIDPKSEKRIYIFAANPVRAKAEQMNFQVYQNLVQMREQGRISSFVSSGSFLVPQQLKLERNRRWHQFWDINRKEVTYNVLDQAAAKNGFNATAFSDFKSWIAGQPSGSVPVDTLLSELGLDNLIESNAKGTTFITTLIVQQNKLNSVKNELRAIPGIALFDRGELAGDLLKMVKDDFNYLLLISASIVFLTLLIVYGRIELTLLTFLPMVISWIWILGIAALLGIKFNFVNVIVTTFIFGLGDDFSIFVTDGLLNKYKYGKDSLRSYQSAIALSATTTIIGTGVLIFAKHPAIHSIALISVLGICCILFISFVFQPVLFGFFVQNRIARKKAPVTFLPFLISISSFTYFLSGCLFLHSKLVTILLLPISKLKKKAMLNRSLSFYAKTVIYSGPHVKKNFSGLENLQPEKPVIFIANHTSFLDILLAIMLNPKIVLMVKGWVYNSPFFGPIIRHAGYVYTDDGPEENINKVKTLVEDGYSLLIFPEGTRSENGDIGRFHKGAFHLAEQLNLDIQPILIHGASDVLPKNDFLIRPGALNVRVLPRIRLADAQWGSQLRDKTKNIAAFFKSAFASYQDEMEDTAYLKHKIFTNYVFKGPVLEWYFKIKWRLESKNFAYYNDLIGDRKNILDIGCGYGYLSFYLHYKNAERIITGIDYDQEKISIAQHSYRKTGHLNFIDGDVMQADLGSQDVIFLNDILHYLSKEKQLKLLHRCASALQPDGILFIRDGITDNEEKHRKTKTTEALSTGLFSFNRKEDAFHYFSSADIRDFAAGHKLHFEMQEHSTNTSNVLFILRPMHADLPDNN; encoded by the coding sequence TTGTCTGACATTCACGTTCCCCTTTCAATGATCGGAGATTTACTTTTAAGGTTACACAAGTTCCTGTCCAGACACAAGCCCGCATTTTTCCTAAGTCTGGTTGCCCTTACAAGTGTTCTGCTCCTGGGAATCTCGCGGTTAAAAGTAACTGAAAGCATTTTCGCCACCTTACCGAAGGGTAAAAGCTTTGAAGAGTTTAACCGGCTTATCGAAAGCAAAAACATCATTAACCAGATTGTTTTCTCCATTGACATTCCCGATGAAACTACGTCCGATGATGCAAAACTGCTCGGAGAGGCATTTTCCGACTCTTTAACCCGGTATACCCATGGCGCGATCAGGAACATTCAAATTGAGAGGCCATTTGCCCAAGAGGATGTTTACCAATTCGTGTACGGTCACTTTCCGCAGCTAATCGATTCTTCCTATTACAGCCACATTGGCATCCGCTTAAATCCGGACTCGATCAAAGCATCCGTAAACTCGGCTTACAACCAGCTTACTACACCGGGCGGAACATTCCTGAAACAGTTCATTCTCAATGATCCGCTTGGCTTAACCGGCCCCTATTTCCGAAAACTGAATGCCGGCAGCAATGCCAACGGAATGGTGCTGGAAGACGGTGTAATGTTTACGGGTGACCGTAAAAAGATGATCATTTTCGCTGCCACAAGCTTTGATTCAGGCAATTCTGAGAAGAATGTTGCGCTTTACGAAGATGTTGAAGCATTCAAATCGCGGTGGAACAAGCAGCAGCGGCATCACAACTTCTCTTATTTCGGGACATTTGAGATTGCGGCGCGCAATGCCATTCAGGTCAAGCAGGACTCATATTTTACCTCTTTTGTGGCATTAGGCTGCATTTTGCTGCTGCTGATCCTTTATTATCGCAAATTCCTCATTCCGCTTTACATTATATTACCCGGCCTGTTCGGAGCCATTTTTGCATTGGGCATCATTGGTTTTGTCCGGCCGGAGATCTCCGGCATTTCACTGGCTACTGGTGCAGTTGTTTTCGGCATTCTGCTGGATTATGCGTTTCATTTTTTTACGCATTTAAGGCATACCAATTCAATTGCCACGGCCATAAAGGAAGTCAGTGAACCGCTGCTAACCGGCAGCTTTACCACTGTCATGGCATTTAGTGCATTGCATTTTGCCAATTCAGCCGTTTTGCAGGACTTCGGTTTGTTTTCATCGCTTAGCTTGTTAGGAGCTGCGCTTTTCACATTGATCGCACTGCCCATCATTCTTTCTTCTTTTGCTTTCGACAACAATCGAATCCCGGAAGAGAGCCGCGCATTCCGCTTTCCTAAAATCCAGGAAAAATCAAGGCCAATGGTTTTGGCAATCATTGCCGTATTAACGCTCATATTTCTCTATTTCGCCCGATTTACGGAATTCGACAGTGGTTTTGATAACCTCAGCATTCAGGATGACGACTTGCAGAAACGCGAAGAGGCCATGACGGGAATTGATCCGAAGTCTGAAAAAAGGATTTACATCTTTGCCGCTAATCCGGTTAGGGCCAAAGCGGAACAAATGAATTTTCAGGTTTACCAAAACCTCGTTCAAATGCGTGAGCAAGGACGGATAAGCAGCTTTGTATCATCCGGCTCATTCCTGGTGCCGCAACAGCTTAAACTGGAACGTAATCGCAGATGGCATCAATTCTGGGACATTAACCGCAAGGAAGTAACTTACAATGTGCTCGATCAGGCGGCTGCGAAGAATGGTTTCAATGCAACGGCGTTCAGTGATTTCAAGTCCTGGATAGCCGGTCAACCATCCGGTTCTGTTCCTGTTGACACACTACTGAGCGAACTGGGCCTCGATAACCTGATCGAATCCAATGCCAAAGGAACAACATTCATCACCACATTAATCGTCCAGCAAAATAAGCTGAACAGTGTTAAAAATGAACTGCGGGCAATCCCCGGAATTGCGTTGTTTGATCGTGGTGAGCTGGCCGGAGACCTGTTAAAAATGGTTAAAGACGACTTCAATTACTTGCTGTTGATCTCGGCGTCCATTGTCTTCCTCACTTTGCTGATTGTGTACGGCCGGATCGAGTTAACGCTGTTAACTTTTTTGCCAATGGTGATCAGTTGGATCTGGATATTGGGTATAGCGGCTTTGTTGGGCATAAAATTCAATTTTGTGAATGTGATTGTGACCACTTTCATTTTCGGCCTGGGAGACGATTTCAGCATTTTCGTGACGGATGGACTGCTCAACAAATACAAATACGGCAAGGATTCGCTCCGTTCTTACCAGTCGGCCATTGCATTATCCGCCACTACAACAATTATCGGAACCGGTGTCCTGATCTTTGCGAAGCACCCGGCCATTCATTCCATTGCATTGATCAGCGTGCTGGGGATCTGCTGTATTCTTTTTATTTCGTTCGTTTTCCAACCTGTGTTGTTCGGCTTTTTTGTCCAAAACAGAATTGCACGAAAAAAAGCACCCGTTACTTTCCTTCCGTTTTTAATCAGCATTTCCAGTTTTACCTATTTTTTGTCTGGATGCCTTTTCCTGCACTCAAAGCTAGTCACGATCCTTTTACTGCCTATTTCCAAGTTGAAAAAGAAAGCAATGCTTAACCGCTCTCTTTCTTTTTATGCAAAAACTGTGATCTATTCCGGGCCGCACGTGAAGAAGAATTTTTCAGGACTTGAAAATTTACAACCGGAGAAACCAGTCATTTTTATCGCCAATCACACTTCGTTTCTGGACATTCTGCTGGCTATCATGCTCAATCCCAAGATCGTTTTAATGGTGAAAGGTTGGGTGTACAATTCGCCATTCTTCGGCCCGATCATTCGCCACGCGGGTTATGTATACACGGATGACGGGCCCGAGGAGAACATTAATAAGGTAAAAACGCTGGTCGAAGACGGCTATTCGCTGCTGATTTTCCCGGAAGGAACGCGGTCTGAGAATGGCGATATAGGAAGATTTCATAAGGGCGCTTTTCACCTCGCCGAACAGCTCAATCTGGACATTCAGCCCATCCTGATTCATGGAGCTTCGGATGTGTTGCCAAAAAATGACTTTCTCATCCGTCCCGGCGCTTTGAATGTGCGCGTCCTTCCGCGTATACGACTGGCCGATGCGCAGTGGGGCAGCCAGCTTCGGGACAAGACCAAAAACATTGCAGCATTCTTCAAATCTGCCTTTGCTTCCTATCAAGATGAAATGGAGGATACGGCGTATTTAAAACATAAGATTTTTACCAATTACGTTTTCAAAGGCCCCGTGCTCGAATGGTATTTCAAGATCAAATGGCGGCTTGAAAGCAAAAATTTCGCATACTACAATGATCTGATTGGCGACAGGAAAAATATTTTGGATATTGGTTGCGGGTATGGCTATCTGTCATTCTATCTGCACTACAAAAACGCGGAAAGGATCATTACAGGCATTGATTATGATCAGGAAAAGATCAGTATTGCACAGCATAGTTACCGTAAGACCGGCCACCTGAATTTTATTGATGGAGACGTTATGCAAGCGGACCTGGGCAGTCAGGACGTAATATTTTTAAATGATATCCTGCATTATTTATCAAAAGAAAAACAGCTTAAATTGCTCCATCGTTGTGCCTCAGCACTGCAACCAGACGGCATTCTTTTCATTCGCGATGGCATTACGGATAATGAAGAGAAACACCGGAAAACGAAAACAACGGAAGCTTTGTCAACCGGATTATTCTCATTTAACCGCAAGGAAGATGCATTTCACTATTTTTCGTCAGCCGATATCCGGGACTTTGCAGCCGGGCATAAGCTGCATTTCGAAATGCAGGAACATTCCACGAACACCTCGAATGTTTTGTTTATTTTGAGACCCATGCATGCCGATCTACCAGATAATAATTAG